CCTAGCTAGGTCTCCCGGATCGAATCTGCTCCTCCGTCGGTGTGCGATCTGATCTGGTTTGGCTTGTTTGTTCGTGGCAGGCGGCGGCCgtgggcggcggggtcggcggcgaccGGGCTGCGGGGGGCTGCGGGGTGTGCGCGATCTGCCTCGACAGGATCCCGCTCCAGGAGACGGCGCTCGTCAAGGGCTGCGACCACGCCTACTGGTGAGCCCCTCCCTCTCCCTGATTTCTCCCTCCCCGCCCCTCATCTCACACTGGATATCCGATTCGTGTGGCAGATTGCCGTTCCCTGCGTTTGTCTCGTAGATGATTTGGACACTTTAGTTTTCTAATGGATAGAGATTTGTAATTTCGATCGAATATTCCCCATTAGATTCGTACTTAGCTGTATCAACCGATGCCATGCCCATGAATTACAAGCACGAATTTATGCACTCCAGTACACTTTTCCTCTTATCCGCTAAAATTTGGGGAGGGTGCTATTTTATTTTGCTGCTAAAAGCTGTATTTAGCATTGCCAACCCACCCACCCTATTAAAGGTCTTCCCATTATTTATGAGCTGAGCCTAATTTCTGGGCTTTGGGTGCTTGGCATGGATTCTAGCATGTTACCCATCTTGGTTTCCATGTGCAGCTCCTTATTTGTGTCCCGATAACCATGTTTCGTATTCCAGGGTTGTTGACTGTATTTATGGTTGTGATCAGCGATGAACTGGTTCTATTTTGTAGGCTTCTGGTAATTGGTAGTGGAGTATAATATGTTCCTCATACTTGGTTTGCATGTGCAGTTGGTTGTCTATTTCCTTCCAACCAACCACGTTCCATATTCAAGAGTTGTTTAGTTGTCAACATCCCTGATGGGGTCGAGGATTTATCTGATATTATATGCTAAAATGATTCTCTTGTGAGATATGTAGATTTCTATATGTATGCATCGACATTGACCTGAAGAACCATTTGTGTTATTGTTATTTGCTTAGCACTTTATGTGGGAATTTCAGtagttagtactccctccgtccgaaaatacttgtcatcaaaatggataaaaagagatgtatttagaactaaaatacatctagatacatcctcttttatccattttgatgacaagtattttcggacggagggagtaattcacATCTTTTTGGGCAATAGACATTGACCGTGATACATATTTCACAACTTCCTTTTGCTCTTTTATGATAATTGTTTTGTTTGTAAATGACTATCACAACTTCCTTTTGCTCTTTTATGATCAAATTGTTTTTTTTGTGAACGACTGCTCACCTATTTTGTTTGAATCCATTATGTGCATGCAGCGTCACTTGCATTCTGAGGTGGGCATCCTACAAGCAGACACCAGTATGCCCTCAATGCAAGCACCCGTTTGAGTTCCTCAGTGTGCATCGCTCTCTTGATGGCTGGTAACCCCTTTGTTTCTTCAATATGTGGGGGCACATTAATTTCAGGTAGACTTTTTGGCTTGATGCTTGTTTCTTTTCTTCAGCCTTCATGACTACATGTTCGATGAGAGCGTTTGTCTTCTTCTGAGAGCCACTTGGTTTAAGCCTCTGGTCGTAGAGGCTCACGAGGAGGCTCAGGAGGAAGAAGACATTTACCGTAGTTACCAATATGATGATGGCGATGAGGATGACCTTTATGAGGAATACATAAGCAGGTCACCGAGCATTCGAAttggtaacaggaggtggggtgaCAATGGGTACGTCAGAGGGGGCAGGAGGGAGGCCAGGCCAGTAGTGATCCCTCCTGTTGTTGATGCTGTTCCATCCAGGACTCCCAAGAAGAAAGAGGGATCAGCGTCAGGTTCAGGGTCAGGTTCAGTGTCCAAGGATGTTGCAGGGCGGCGGGCAAGAAGGGCTCAGAAGCGAGAGGCTGCCGACAAGGCGGCTGCAGAGAAGCACCTCAAGCTCCTGCAGAGGCTGGGCCGCGGGAAAACTCCCGAAGCGCCACCTGAAGCACTGGAATCACTGGAGGTTGGTCCTCCTGTGATCGAGTGATCCATCAGCCTCTGTAGATAACGCTGCTGCGGGGAACGCTGCAGCCCCTGGGAGCCCCCTCCAATAATCCTCCCGGTGCGAAGAAGAGGAAACCGGGCCTTGTATCCTGGCAACTTTGTCGCGTTGTACAGTAATTTAGCTTCGAGTCACTCGTTAGGTCGGTCATCGGAGCTGCTACCCAGTCTGCTCCAGATGCAGCAATGTGGTCGGTCGGTCGGTTTATCCCACACTGATAGTTGTTTAATTCAAAAAGGTCATGTACTCGTGTCGTATTAGGGGCACAAAAATTGCTTGCTGTGCTAATTTTCCTGGCAATGTGGCAATTGTGGTAGGTTGTTACATCCATCTACCCAAGAAGAAAATGAAATGGGGGAACGGAGTCTTACTGTGAATATACTTTGCTTACTGACTTGCGATGTTGTTGTTAGTGCTCGGTCCCTGGTTTGCACAATTTTGAATGGTCCCTAATCGTCTCTGGATGGTTTTTGTTGCTGCACAAGTTTTTCTGACGTGCTACCTGAACCTGCCCAGTAAGCTGCACAAGTTTTTCTGAAGTGCTACCTGAACCTGCCCAGTCAGCTGCATCGCAACTGGGTTCACTCCGCCGACAGGCCTATGCGAAGTACCCAACCCTTTTTTCTAGAGAACTAAAGTGACCTTTATTAATAGTGACGTTCAACGGGAGTTTTATAGTGTCACCCAATGGCGGCCGACGGTTAAGAGAGAAAATCTGGCTAGGCCGTGTGTTTCATCTTCAATGTTCCTTCGTTCATGGAGAACCAGGCATTGATCTCTCTGACTATCGCCTGATTTTACTTCACTACCATCGCAATGGGCACTCGGCGAGCTGTCCGATCTATGTTGCTTAGCGTACTATTCCTCTTTGCAACAAGGTATTGTTTTACTCTTTTGCAAGTAGagtattgttttcatgtcaaaaaaaaacAAGAGTATTGTTTTAGAAAGTGACTACTGCAAAAGGAGCCTTGTTTCAGAAACAGAACGGTGACTACTGTAACAAGAGCTTTGTTTCATAAACACGTCGATGACTATTGCAACAAGAGCTTTGTTTCAGAATCATTGGCGGCATTGCAAAGCATCTCCGCATGTGATCACTCTTTGCAAAGAGAACTCTGTTTCAGAAACATCATTGACTATTGCAACAAAAGCTTTGTTTTAGAAACATTGATGACATTACAAAGCCTCTAAACACGCAGCGCAGGGCTGGGAGCGTATCGAGCAGGAGGGCTCCCTGACATGGACACCGCCGATGGAGAGGTCGTGCGCTGGCCGCGCGCCGCTGGAGCAACGACCGAGTCACGTGGATCTCTGGCACCGTCGTTGACGTCAGGAGGTGGAATTAGATGCAGGGCGGGAGAGATGTAAGCGGCGAGGCGGTCGGCTGCCCGGTGTGAGTGGCAGGCTTGCAATGCCTTGGCCGATCTGCATCAGAAGAGAAGAAATGTGAGAGAAAGAGAGATGAGAGTCGTGGGAAGAAGACGATGCAGCTGGGCGTTGTTTCATAAATCTAGGAAGGTGGAGACGTGTGTGGGCCCCACATGGACACGTGTTGCACAACGAAGGCGGTGGAAGCGAAGTTTCTTTTCAGCCGGTCGACAACGAGTGTTTCCCTAATTTGATCCAAACATCAGAAAGTTACCAAACAATAGTTGAGATCATAGCTGCAAGAAACTACAAAATAACTCTTATAACTAACAATTACAGTGAAATTTCTGAAAATCATCTTTTTCATCGTATGATTTGCTCTTCCTGGGCTCCTCGGCTGTAACTTTCCACGAGATAACCACCCACGCCCAAGCTGGAGGCCCTAGCATGCCGAAAAGCTAAAGGCCTAGCCAATGATTTGCTAATTCGTCGAGTGCTCCTGtctgttactccctccgttcctaaatataagtctttgtagagatttcactatggaccatatacggatgtatatagatgcattttagagttagattcactcattttgctccgtatgtggtctatagtggaatctcttcaaagacttatatttaggaacggagggagtacaaaacaGAAGATAAAGTGATGAGAGGTTACGGTTCCACAGGTCAGTCGTCACGGATTTCATCGGTTCTGCTCACCTCCAGTTGTAGTAGATGTGGTCTCAGCAGATAACCCCGACTACACCATTCAACCCGTTTCCTTGATACCGCTCCATCAGCGCGGGATAGGTCTTGGCTTGCCGCGAGATATATTCCAGTCTCGCCTTTTGCGCTTCGTGCGTGCTCGCCTCAGTGGGCCGACCCATTAGAGTGTTTTGGGAAGGTTCTATACATCGATAAAGAGCGAATTTACAACCTTTGTAGAGATTATTTTCTTCTTCTCTTTGTCGTTTTTAGTCTTTGTTGGTTGCACTGCTTTTATTTTATTCTTTATggttctttttttttcattttcaacTACTTTGTCGTCTACTTTCAAATACACATTAAACATTTTTCGTATACATGTCGAACATTTTCCAGAAACAAGTTGAACACTTTTCTGAATTACATGTTGAACATTTATGAAACACACATTGAAAATTTTCTGATATATGGCAAACATTTTTCATAAATgccatgaacatttttctaaaaaacatgcaaaacatTCATTATGTGTTAGAGCATTTTGTCTAAATGGCATTAACATCTTTGAATGGCAAGAATCATTTTTAGAAATTTTccaattttttatgttgtacatATTTTTTTAAAAATCATAATCATATTTTCTAAACGCCTGAACATTTTTGTAagtttcatgaacattttttagaaTAGTGCAAAACATTTTATTAAAATTATACAACTTTTATTCACACTATATAAACAGTTTAAATAAAGACAATGAACATAGTCTTGAAacgcatgaacattttttaaagtcATGTAGAATTATTTTGAACGTGATGCACATTTTTAAAAAATTGTACAAACAAATTCTTACACAaaacaaacattttttaaatgcatgACAAAGTCATTTAATAATTTAAGTAAATATTTATTCTATATATGCATTTCAAAATATAAATataagtaagaaaatcataaagaAAAACCTTAAATATGACAGGAGCCAGCAGAGCAATAGCTCGAGATGATCGAGGTAATTTTGCAGCAGAGTCTTGTGTGCGACCCCATGTTTTTACTATAGATTCAGCGGAAGTTATGGCTATCCAAAGTGGTTTGATCCTAGCAAAAACTTTGGGTGCACTAAACTCATCATCTAGTCTGACAGTATGGTGGCGTTGGAGGCCATCTCAAATGCTTATATGAGAACTAATGTTTCAATCATTGTGAGTATTCTCTCATGGCCATGGAATTTGCTAGCACTGGTTTTGTCCACTGCAACAAGGAAGCAAATATGGTAGCAGATTGCTTGGCAAAAACACTATTTCAGCATTAGTAAGTCTGCATCTTTGAAATCCAATGTCCCTGTCTTTATTCTTGATCACCATGTAAAAGACCTTGCTATTGTTTGATGAATAAAGTTGTTggtcaaaaagaaaaaaagaaaaaagagagaaagctTACACCTAACGTTGAAAAGAAAGGAAAAACGCTTGAAGAAACGAATGTGCAATTGATTTTCTTTTAGGGGAACGAACTTGCAATTGATGACGCACGTCTGGAGGATTTGGGCTGGGCCCTGTGCTAACAGTAACCTGGGCATCTCCGGGCCGGGCCGGGTCTCAGGCTGGGTTTTCAAAAGAACGACCTCAAAATACCAAGCCtgggcccggcccggcccggcctgCAGCCCGACAAAAAGGCTATTTTGTCTATCAAAAAGAATAAAATACCTAATTTCGCGACGCGGATTTTTGGGACATGCGGCCACGCGCAGCCCATATCCAGGACGTCCGCCTGTGCGTCGCGATGACTACTTTTAATAGGCCATCTAGGAATACTGGACAGCTTAATTAGCAGCTTCCCAAATACCTCACTTTATACGACCGTGGTGTGGGCCAGGACTGCATTGAATGTCGTATGAATACATGGGCCAGGCGACGCCCTACCGATCGAATAATTGCTTTGGGCGTTGGGTGGACATAATTGAGCTGTTGCCCAAGTTCAGTTCTCGCAGTGCGCATCTCGTCTTTCCGTCGACCATGGACGAACAAAGCAAGGTGTGGAGATGGGTTCTGCATAGACGGAGAGCGGCATCGGTTGCACAACACACCCACTGCATGCTTCTCTCGCGTTTAGCAAGTAGGAAAAATCTAGCACTGTCGTCGTCGTCTTCTAGCTGCGGCACGCCCGTAAGCATCTCTCCAAATTTCTTTGTTGTGAGAGACACACAGCTAGGAGGCCGTTGCGTTGATGGGTCATCAATGGATTGTTGGGTGCATTTACGTTTTGCAGGGGCGGCTGAGGGTATTCACTCCTCTGTTGTGTCTTTAAGTATGTGCATCGCATGTGGGGAGGACATACCTAGTGATACGGGATCTCAGGTGCTACAATGCTTGAATGAATCCTGGACCGCTAGATCATATTCAAAGGGACATGATGAATGCAAGGGTGATGAGCAGCTCCTTCACCGCAGAATATACCAGAAGCACCTTGGATTCTATACTTAATTAAGCCCAAGGGAATGGGAAGATGAGGATTTCTGGATTTCCTCAATTTTGCCCATTGTTTATTTAGCAAGAGCATGCGTGAAATGATGCATGTAACCTTGTTATCACAATAAAAAAAAGTACGGGACGCTTCTACTGGTAAAAACCATATACACATTCTAAAATTGTAGGTGTTAACTTAGAAAAAAAAGTTGTGCATTTTAATTAACCACAGCATTCACTCAATTAGATTCAGTTCCTCTTCAAGATAGCTGGAAATGCTTGCTTGTACATTCTCTACAAAAAACTTAGCTTCCGTGAAAGCAAATATAGCATGTACTAGGTCAGTTGTCCAACTGATTTCAGATTGTACAAGCTAGAACGGCACATGGAATATGTGAAGACCAACAGTGGAAAATGTTCGTTTATAATAGTACTCTGTGTGGATTATCATAATTGACATTATATGCAAATTTATGGACTAGACATACCAGACTACTATTAGTGTTTCACGGACAAAGTAACCAAAAAATTAATAAATTTATTTTGTTGAACTTTAAGCAGTATAAAAGCAAAATATGAAGATGGCATAATTTCGTATGGAGATTGCACCATAGCAAGACATGAGTGAAAACCAGATTTAAGTTCGTGTGTCTGGGCAATGAAACTAAACCTTTTTTTGTGCCCGTAAGTGAAACCGAGGCTCGTaaactagtagtactagtaggaaAAGGGCCTGATGCTTAATTAATAACATGAATCGGAGTGTTTTTGTATATACAGTGGAGAGGCTGCTCATCACGTGTGCCTTCATCCTGTCCCTTCCAACATAATCGAAAGGCCCATGATCCATCGGAGCATTGTATCACTTGAGTTGCGGTATCACCAGATATGTTGCCCGCATGTGGGCTCCCAGATCGCTGAATTATTGCCGTTGGGCTGCTGGGTGTGGGATTAATGCACGCGCTGCCTCGCAGGCCATGCACTGCATGTGTCAGGTGCAAATACACACGCTATACCGAATGCTATACGACGAGGCGAATTCCTTATACGGCCGGAGGGTATTAAAGCTGCACGCATCACGCGGCAGCATGCGGTGTGGATTTTGGACGCGCGTGGTGGCATGTCCACTCGCGATTTATCGCTAATTTCGTGGCTATATAATACTATATTATACATAATTTTTTAAAATATATATTAAAAGATAGGTTTTACTAGGCTTTTCTCGGTCTTTGGGCCGGGCTTGGGTGAGAAAAGTGAGGCCCGAGCCCGGCCTAGACGTTAGGGTTTCGGCCGGGCTGCCCATGCCCAGGTTTAGCTAACACCCTGCGGGCGACAAGTCTTTGTGTGCGAGACAGAGGTGCTCCaagaaatcactaattaaggcgCACTCTTCGTAAAGGTCACTCCCACCTTCTCGGGTTGCGACAAGTAGCGCACTGCATGATAGTTTTTCTTTTCATAGATtctttattcaaaatgttttatctatTAAACCGTGCGTCTAAATCTCGAACTGCTTTAATCATTGGTTTCCTCACGTCGAGATCTTCAAAGCTAGatccatgttgataggttttgacgaacgtTTTTTGGGTGTGTTTAGGGCATATCTAGATGTGCTCTAGTTGTTACACATCTAAGTGAGTGACTCAAGCATAAAgaggaaaagaaaaaaacaaaatatCCACACGAATCTTAACGTAAGATCAATGACATAGAACTTAGATGTGCAATATTtatggcacatctagatgtgctttagcaaaaccaatttttttcaccaaaaaacagaagaaaaaaaacaaaccGGGAGCACTTTTTCCCTTCCCGAAAGAGGCAGgactgtgcctctcgcggaagcaaatccaTGCCTCCACGAGAAGTAAACCCGTGCGTCCAAATGTCGAACCGCTTTAACCGTTGGTTTCCTCGCGTCGTGATCTTAAAACTAGATCcgtgttgataggttttgacgaaaaaaattcaccaaaaaaTAGACGAAAAAATCGAACCGGGAGCAGTTTTTTTCCTTTCCAAAAGAGGCAGGACtgtgcctctcgcagaagcaaatcCGTGTCTCCATAAGAAGTAAAACCGTGCGTCTcgcagaagaaaaaaaaagggaaAACACATTTTCTCTCTCTATTTTTGAGAGGCACTACCGCGCCTCTCgggaaggaaaaaaaagaaaacgcgtTATTTTTTTGGTATCCGAGAGGGGctgtgcctctcacggaagcaaatccgtgcctctcgcggaaggaagAAAAAGGGTTTTTTCGTTTTCAAGGCAAAATTGGGTTTTTTTCGcgtaatttttttaattttttaattCAAAAGCTAAGAAAGACTCGTGAAAAACTAATAAGCCAAAATAACATGGAAAAAAACTATCTAAAAGCCAAAACCACGtatgaaaaaataaaaataaaaaacaaaaatcAGTGGAGGCGCCCAGAGCGCGGCATATGGCGGCGGCGCTCTTAGCCGACTCCAGGTGACCCTTGCGAGGAATCCCAAAAAAAAAGGTGATCCTTGCGGGGGACCCGAAGGAGTACTCCGTCTTTAGTTGCTCCTGGCTCTCCTGCGGCAGCTCCTATTGGGTGCCTTCTGCACGAGTTAACTAACCTAACGCTAACGCGCGCCCCTTTGTCAGCCGGCCAAATAACGAGAGGAGCGTCGTTCGTTCGGTCGATGGAAAAAATCGATCTAGTTCGATCGCTCGGAGGTGGTCCACAATCGACTGCTGACGAAGGACCGCTGACCATTGACTTTTCACACAAAAGTTCACAAAGTAAAATAGGGAttcaaaaaatcataaaaaaacCAAAAGGTTCACAAATCAAAGAAGTTCAttgatttgaaaaaagttcatctatTTCTAAAAAACAACATCAGTTTTTAATCAATTACAATTtgaattttttcaaaaaaattatcaatttgaaaaaagttcaacgaatttaaaaaaatttagtcaaatttgcacaaagttaatcGACTTTGAAAAAAGTTGATCAAATTTGCAAAAAGTTCATCAAACTTGAGAAAACAGTCTATTCGAAAAAAAGTTCATttgatttgaaaaaagttcatcgatttgggaaaaaagttcacaaatttgaataaaagttcatggattttgGTGAA
The Aegilops tauschii subsp. strangulata cultivar AL8/78 chromosome 3, Aet v6.0, whole genome shotgun sequence genome window above contains:
- the LOC109739505 gene encoding uncharacterized protein yields the protein MAAAVAGSSAASLPAPIPLNDKAAAVGGGVGGDRAAGGCGVCAICLDRIPLQETALVKGCDHAYCVTCILRWASYKQTPVCPQCKHPFEFLSVHRSLDGCLHDYMFDESVCLLLRATWFKPLVVEAHEEAQEEEDIYRSYQYDDGDEDDLYEEYISRSPSIRIGNRRWGDNGYVRGGRREARPVVIPPVVDAVPSRTPKKKEGSASGSGSGSVSKDVAGRRARRAQKREAADKAAAEKHLKLLQRLGRGKTPEAPPEALESLEVGPPVIE